A window of the Parvularcula bermudensis HTCC2503 genome harbors these coding sequences:
- the rplU gene encoding 50S ribosomal protein L21 → MYAVVKTGGKQFRVTPDDVIKVEKLDGQAGDIIQLETVLMLGGEGEAEIGAPTVSGASIAAEILEQGRDKKITVFKKRRRQNYRRKKGHRQPMTVLRVREILTGGASPSVTASTPKAKDPIDPAATPPRGATDNPVGAFTEDNVAEATETKDD, encoded by the coding sequence ATGTACGCAGTCGTGAAAACCGGCGGCAAACAATTCCGCGTCACCCCCGACGATGTCATCAAGGTGGAAAAACTTGATGGTCAGGCGGGGGACATTATCCAGCTCGAGACGGTCTTGATGCTCGGCGGTGAAGGGGAGGCGGAAATCGGCGCCCCCACCGTGTCCGGCGCCTCCATCGCCGCTGAGATTCTTGAGCAGGGGCGCGATAAGAAGATCACGGTCTTCAAGAAACGCCGCCGTCAGAATTATCGCCGGAAAAAAGGGCATCGCCAGCCGATGACCGTTCTGCGGGTCCGTGAGATCCTGACCGGCGGCGCAAGTCCTTCGGTAACGGCCTCCACGCCGAAGGCCAAAGACCCGATCGACCCGGCGGCAACCCCGCCCCGCGGCGCCACGGATAATCCCGTTGGCGCCTTCACCGAAGACAATGTTGCTGAAGCGACGGAAACGAAGGACGATTAA
- the rpmA gene encoding 50S ribosomal protein L27 has protein sequence MAHKKAGGSSRNGRDSESKRLGVKKFGGEHVVPGNIIIRQRGTRYFAGDNVGLGKDHTIFAKAEGQVTFRTTKDDRKIVSVTPVEDGA, from the coding sequence ATGGCACATAAAAAGGCGGGCGGCTCGTCACGGAACGGTCGCGATTCAGAAAGTAAGCGCCTCGGCGTGAAAAAGTTCGGGGGCGAGCACGTCGTCCCGGGGAACATCATCATCCGCCAACGCGGCACACGGTATTTTGCCGGTGACAATGTCGGGCTCGGCAAGGACCATACGATTTTCGCTAAGGCAGAAGGTCAGGTCACGTTCCGGACGACAAAGGATGATCGCAAGATCGTCAGCGTTACCCCGGTAGAGGATGGGGCCTGA
- a CDS encoding GNAT family N-acetyltransferase: MPHSLRTERLVLRRSVLRDADDLTVVFGDRDVAVSTKTWGHPLTREETLFRLRQWRTSDPRETFGLVMVQNGRVIGSIGLSQRLGRRWSIGYSVRKDLWGQGLTTEAVRALCAHAFRALPVNAIEADIFTDNVASQRVALKVGFRPLGDIGPGWSMTRRDNFPRLGFRLTRQDLKP; this comes from the coding sequence ATGCCCCATAGCCTTCGAACCGAGCGACTGGTCCTGCGGCGCTCCGTGCTGCGGGACGCCGATGATTTGACGGTCGTCTTTGGCGATCGCGATGTCGCTGTTTCGACGAAAACTTGGGGACATCCGCTCACTAGGGAGGAGACGCTGTTCCGTCTGCGGCAATGGCGCACCTCCGACCCCCGAGAAACCTTCGGTCTTGTGATGGTCCAGAACGGCAGGGTGATCGGCAGCATCGGTCTCAGCCAGAGGCTCGGGCGGCGCTGGTCGATCGGTTATAGCGTAAGGAAAGACCTATGGGGGCAGGGGCTGACCACCGAAGCGGTGCGGGCCCTGTGCGCTCACGCCTTTCGCGCCTTGCCGGTCAATGCGATCGAGGCGGATATTTTCACCGATAATGTGGCGTCCCAGCGCGTGGCGCTCAAGGTCGGTTTTCGCCCCTTGGGCGATATCGGCCCAGGGTGGTCAATGACGCGGCGCGACAATTTTCCCCGACTGGGCTTTCGCCTCACGCGGCAGGACCTAAAACCATGA
- the obgE gene encoding GTPase ObgE, which translates to MKFLDRTKIYIMSGGGGNGCVSFRREKFIEFGGPDGGDGGRGGHVIAEAVDNLNTLIDFRYQQHYKANRGENGAGRNRTGAGADDLIIKVPTGTEIYEEDEETLIADLKNTGDRVLLAKGGNGGFGNTHFKTSTNQAPRHANKGQLPEERTLWLRLKLIADIGLVGLPNAGKSTFLAAVSAAKPKIADYPFTTLHPQLGVVRLGPNRSFTLADIPGLIEGAHEGAGIGHRFLGHVERCAGLLHLIDGTEGDIVGAYRTIREELSAYSADLAARPEILALNKIDALDEDVREEKRAALAQVTGTTPFLVSGATGEGLSPLLEAMGALTAQRRAAAQERERLRDAAPDEEGWRP; encoded by the coding sequence ATGAAGTTTCTCGATCGTACAAAGATTTATATCATGTCAGGCGGCGGAGGGAATGGATGTGTCTCCTTTCGCCGGGAGAAGTTCATCGAATTCGGCGGACCGGACGGGGGCGATGGCGGCCGCGGCGGCCATGTCATTGCCGAGGCGGTCGATAACCTCAATACGCTGATCGATTTTCGCTATCAGCAGCATTACAAAGCGAATCGTGGCGAGAACGGCGCAGGGCGGAATCGCACTGGGGCGGGGGCGGACGACCTCATCATCAAGGTGCCCACCGGCACGGAGATCTATGAGGAGGACGAAGAGACCCTCATCGCGGATCTGAAAAACACAGGTGACCGGGTTCTCCTCGCCAAGGGCGGCAATGGTGGCTTTGGGAATACGCATTTTAAGACGAGCACGAACCAAGCGCCCCGCCACGCGAATAAGGGGCAACTCCCCGAGGAGCGGACTTTATGGCTAAGGCTGAAGCTGATTGCCGATATCGGCCTTGTCGGCCTGCCGAATGCGGGGAAGTCGACTTTTCTTGCGGCGGTGTCCGCGGCAAAGCCGAAGATCGCTGATTATCCCTTCACGACCCTTCATCCTCAATTGGGGGTGGTTCGGCTCGGCCCCAATCGCAGCTTCACGCTCGCCGATATTCCCGGTCTGATCGAAGGGGCCCATGAGGGCGCGGGGATCGGCCACCGTTTTTTGGGGCATGTCGAACGATGCGCAGGTCTCCTCCATCTGATCGACGGGACGGAGGGCGACATTGTTGGTGCCTATCGAACCATTCGCGAAGAATTGTCGGCCTATTCGGCGGATCTTGCCGCGCGTCCGGAGATCCTGGCCCTCAACAAGATCGACGCGCTGGACGAAGATGTGCGGGAGGAAAAGCGGGCCGCCCTGGCACAGGTCACCGGCACGACGCCTTTCCTCGTCTCGGGGGCCACGGGGGAGGGGCTGTCTCCTCTCCTTGAGGCGATGGGCGCCCTCACAGCGCAACGTCGGGCGGCGGCACAAGAACGGGAGCGCCTGCGCGACGCCGCCCCCGATGAGGAGGGATGGCGGCCCTGA
- a CDS encoding complex I NDUFA9 subunit family protein, which produces MAAKIVTVLGASGFLGRHVVRELANHGWRIRAAVRRPNNAHFLKPLGKLGQIDIVQANIRERMSVAEAVEGANAVVNLVGILAPEGQQTFESVQVQGARNVAEMAARADITNVVHVSAIGADPASDSVYARTKAAGEAAVKEAIPGAAILRPSIVFGPQDDFFNRFASMAQMSPVLPLISGQTRFQPIYVDNVADCVAAALDDLDLRGRTYELGGPEIMTFKELMQLMLKIIGRRRILLPTPLPVASLIGNVGDVVGSLPFVTPPLTSDQVKLLRRDNVVGLTKDETLGTIEDFGISPETLEAILPTYLVRYRKQGQFSPEVPV; this is translated from the coding sequence ATGGCTGCCAAAATCGTGACCGTTCTCGGCGCTTCAGGCTTTTTGGGCCGTCATGTCGTCAGAGAGCTGGCCAATCACGGGTGGCGTATCCGTGCCGCTGTACGGCGACCGAACAACGCCCATTTCCTCAAGCCCTTAGGCAAGCTGGGCCAAATCGATATCGTTCAGGCCAATATACGCGAACGGATGTCGGTGGCGGAGGCGGTGGAGGGCGCCAATGCCGTCGTCAACCTCGTGGGCATTCTTGCGCCCGAAGGACAGCAAACCTTTGAGAGCGTGCAGGTTCAGGGCGCCCGCAATGTCGCCGAAATGGCTGCGCGCGCGGACATCACGAATGTGGTGCATGTCTCGGCGATCGGCGCCGACCCGGCGAGCGACAGCGTCTATGCGCGGACCAAGGCGGCGGGCGAAGCGGCGGTCAAAGAGGCCATTCCGGGGGCCGCGATCCTGCGACCGTCGATCGTCTTCGGCCCCCAGGATGACTTCTTCAATCGATTTGCCAGCATGGCGCAGATGTCGCCGGTATTGCCGCTGATCAGCGGCCAAACGCGATTCCAGCCGATCTATGTCGACAATGTCGCCGATTGTGTCGCCGCCGCCCTGGACGACCTCGACCTCAGGGGCCGGACCTATGAGCTGGGGGGGCCTGAAATCATGACATTCAAGGAATTGATGCAGCTGATGCTGAAGATCATCGGTCGTCGCCGGATCCTACTGCCGACCCCCTTGCCGGTGGCCTCTCTCATCGGCAATGTCGGGGACGTCGTCGGCTCCTTGCCTTTTGTCACCCCGCCCTTGACCAGCGATCAGGTGAAACTCCTCCGCCGGGATAATGTGGTCGGCCTGACCAAGGATGAGACCCTCGGCACCATCGAAGATTTCGGCATCTCCCCCGAGACCCTGGAGGCCATCCTGCCGACCTATCTCGTCCGCTATCGCAAGCAGGGGCAATTCAGCCCCGAGGTCCCGGTCTGA
- a CDS encoding AMP-binding protein, whose translation MDSFTIKEPDLVKISASLTADELARRFGQYTETLTLSRWDADTPLGAGGVEATPEQRRACGLRFTQFFDLEAEALETNAEDRFGQWAARLFPLIRRRLTSFRFYPATPAGYVDTRHNADDIYQDAAAVASLIQGRRRVFSLVQADNLMGLVSSVLAPSLLRLEVVDGRGLGPDELAEAVQFGDLIIATPTLWRYLAETLPDLPDNVMGLTFGERFSPELARQLRSRGVGAMRELYGSTETGVVGWRDSPPDPFSLFRHWSRGEGSAIIRSSANGRPYKMLPMDDLSWTGPSQFDLGARRDGAIQIGGVNVFPTAIAATIAEHPMVSQCSVRVSQRPGALDRLITDIVLADDIDPDEKMAWSIDEWCRRRLRPTERPRIYNFADQLPEDNH comes from the coding sequence ATGGATAGCTTCACAATTAAAGAACCCGACCTCGTCAAGATCAGCGCCTCGCTGACGGCGGACGAATTAGCGCGCCGATTTGGGCAATATACCGAGACACTGACCCTTTCGCGTTGGGATGCCGACACCCCCCTTGGCGCGGGGGGTGTCGAAGCGACCCCTGAGCAAAGGCGGGCCTGCGGCCTGCGGTTCACCCAGTTCTTCGATCTCGAAGCCGAGGCGTTGGAAACCAATGCCGAGGACCGCTTCGGCCAATGGGCGGCGCGTCTGTTCCCCCTGATCCGGCGACGGCTGACGTCGTTTCGGTTCTATCCGGCGACCCCTGCGGGCTATGTCGATACGCGCCATAATGCGGACGACATCTATCAGGACGCGGCGGCCGTTGCGAGTTTGATTCAGGGGCGTCGCCGGGTTTTCAGTTTGGTGCAGGCGGACAATCTGATGGGGCTTGTCAGTTCGGTTCTCGCCCCCTCGCTTCTCCGGCTTGAGGTAGTCGATGGGCGCGGACTTGGTCCTGACGAACTCGCCGAAGCGGTCCAGTTCGGTGACCTGATTATCGCCACGCCGACCTTGTGGCGATATCTCGCAGAAACGCTGCCGGATCTTCCTGACAATGTGATGGGACTGACCTTCGGGGAGCGGTTCAGTCCGGAGCTTGCGCGGCAATTGCGCTCCCGCGGTGTGGGGGCGATGCGAGAACTCTACGGATCGACCGAAACCGGCGTTGTGGGGTGGCGCGACAGCCCCCCGGACCCCTTCTCGCTTTTCCGCCATTGGAGCCGAGGGGAGGGCAGCGCCATCATCAGATCCAGCGCCAATGGGCGACCCTATAAAATGCTCCCGATGGACGATTTGTCCTGGACCGGGCCGTCGCAATTTGACCTTGGCGCCCGGCGGGACGGGGCCATTCAGATCGGCGGGGTCAATGTGTTTCCGACTGCGATCGCAGCGACAATCGCCGAGCACCCAATGGTCAGCCAATGTAGTGTGAGAGTATCGCAGCGGCCGGGCGCCCTCGATCGATTGATTACCGATATCGTTCTCGCCGATGATATCGACCCGGACGAAAAGATGGCGTGGTCGATCGACGAATGGTGTCGCCGGCGATTAAGACCCACAGAGCGTCCGCGAATATATAATTTCGCCGACCAGCTGCCCGAAGACAACCATTAG
- a CDS encoding pilus assembly protein N-terminal domain-containing protein codes for MKLFTGLAVIAATALAPTAQAGEMWLTLNDARFHETAKPISSIVVGNPAIADVTVRTKTNIILFGKMPGATTITLFDARGEVIDRLALKVRNASNNVVTLQAGENRYTFSCTTVCEQIPAIGDGSNESRAELASVAEQAQQAVTRASAGDNPSNSVVESLEGLVSVGEAVTPSNGNDS; via the coding sequence ATGAAACTGTTTACCGGATTGGCCGTGATCGCCGCGACTGCCCTCGCCCCCACCGCACAGGCAGGAGAGATGTGGCTGACACTGAACGATGCTCGGTTTCACGAGACCGCAAAGCCCATCAGCAGTATTGTCGTCGGGAACCCGGCGATTGCCGATGTCACGGTTCGGACGAAAACGAATATCATTCTGTTTGGCAAAATGCCCGGCGCCACGACAATTACCCTTTTCGACGCGCGTGGAGAGGTAATCGACCGTCTTGCGCTAAAGGTTCGGAATGCCAGCAATAATGTGGTGACCCTGCAGGCCGGCGAGAACCGGTACACCTTTTCCTGCACCACCGTATGCGAACAGATCCCGGCCATCGGCGATGGGTCGAATGAGAGTCGCGCCGAATTGGCCAGTGTCGCCGAACAGGCGCAGCAGGCCGTGACCCGCGCCTCGGCCGGGGACAACCCGTCGAACTCCGTCGTCGAAAGCCTCGAAGGGCTTGTTTCGGTGGGCGAGGCGGTCACCCCCTCTAACGGCAACGATTCATGA